A window from Balearica regulorum gibbericeps isolate bBalReg1 chromosome 1, bBalReg1.pri, whole genome shotgun sequence encodes these proteins:
- the NRIP2 gene encoding nuclear receptor-interacting protein 2, which yields MSTRNSCTLPLGQGDREEKQSEGTPDLERQECEVELRNKAILQQKRRLKQATQFVHKDSADLLPLDGLTRLGTSKDLQPHSVVQRRLLEGNLNKLRGETRVQSARVQSPLAKDQDEKMEKGEDRRKETSSLLIQCQCQGQVLKATVNTGCLPNLISKSCLNQLGLEEVSAMDCGDPSLPIPSVAGRVEHMEVQFGQKTVLCSALVVDDEMMEFCIGLQTLLSLKCCIDLEEGVLRFKALSQELPFLHASEEPGQ from the exons ATGAGCACAAGGAACAGCTGCACCCTGCCACTGGGGCAAGGAGACCgggaggaaaagcagagtgAGGGTACTCCTGACCTGGAGCGACAGGAGTGTGAGGTGGAGCTGAGGAATAAAGCTATTCTGCAACAGAAGAGGCGCCTTAAACAGGCCACCCAGTTTGTGCACAAGGACTCTGCTGACCTGCTGCCCCTGGACGGCTTGACAAGGCTTGGCACCTCCAAGGATCTG CAGCCACATAGTGTGGTCCAGCGGCGCCTCTTGGAAGGCAATCTGAACAAACTGCGGGGCGAGACCAGGGTTCAGTCTGCACGGGTACAATCTCCGCTGGCAAAAGACCAGGatgaaaagatggaaaagggaGAGGACAGGAGAAAAGAGACTTCATCCCTGCTAATACAGTGCCAG TGCCAAGGTCAGGTATTGAAAGCGACTGTTAACACTGGGTGTCTACCAAATCTCATCTCCAAGAGCTGTTTAAACCAGTTGGG GCTGGAAGAAGTGTCTGCCATGGACTGTGGAGACCCCTCTCTTCCCATCCCCAGTGTTGCTGGCCGAGTAGAACATATGGAGGTGCAATTTGGCCAGAAGACAGTGCTGTGTTCAGCACTGGTTGTAG ATGATGAAATGATGGAGTTTTGCATTGGTCTCCAGACTCTGTTGTCTCTCAAG TGTTGCATCGACTTGGAGGAAGGAGTCCTGAGATTTAAAGCACTGAGTCAAGAGCTGCCTTTTCTACACGCCTCTGAAGAGCCTGGTCAGTGA